The Elusimicrobiota bacterium sequence CGAAATGCCTTTTTTGCGGATCCCCCGGCTTTCGGTGGCTCCCGTCACACCCCTCCAGGAACGCGCCTTAAAGTCTTTGGCGGGGGAAATGAAAAAACAATGAATCCCCTGCTCGGACAAATGGGAGCCATCGTTCTCGTTTCCGCGCATTTCATTCCCGGGTGGGGGTGGCGACGCAAAGAGGTCCAGTGGGTGCGCCCGCCGGGGCCCACCGCCGCTCATTTTCCTAACACGCGGGGGGCTGAGGCCTGGATGATGATGTTCGTGGCCCTGGGCTGGAACGTTTTGGCGTTTCTCACTTTTTTTGGTTTTTTCGGAAAGGCCCAGGGGATGGGAGTGGGCGCGGGGGGGAGTCTGGGCGTGGTGGGCCTGGCTCTCCTTTTGTGGGCTGTTTTGGAGACACGCCGTTGGCGTGTTTCACGGGGGGCCAAGGTGAACATTTGGGGCCGGGCGGCCCGGGGAAATGTTGGTGGGCGTCATCCGCACGGGCCTTTCCGAGGCGGACCCCGCGGGTCTGATCGTGAACTTGGATTGCTTGGAAAGCGATTCCGATTTAACTCGTCGGCTCTGGACGGCGGAAATTCACGCTCCCTCTCCCACGGGGCCGGACACCTGGCCCTTTCATTTCTCGATTCCCGAGGAGGCTCCCCCGTCAGGATTGTCTCCCAATGGCGTGGTCCTTTGGCGGTTGAGGGCGCGCACCGCCTCTCGGTCGGTTTTCGGGGCCAGCTTCGACTTGGGCGTGGCCCGGGTTCAGGGCCCGCCTTCCCGTGTGTTGCCGGTTCCTCCGCCGACGCTTCTCTCCCGTTCGGGCGGAGCCAGGCGGTATATCCGGGTGAGTGAGGAAGCCGGCGGGGTGGTTGTTCGTTTGGGGGCCCGGACCTCTTTCCCGGGTCCGAACCCCATCGTGTTGTGGGCCTTCGGTTTGGTGGCCGCTCTTTGGTTGCTGGTCATGACGGTGGCCTCCTCCGGGGCCTATGTTTTCCTGGGGCTGGCCAACGCCGCGGTGGCTCTCGGTTTGTTGTACACGTGGTTTGCACGGGTGGAATTGCGTGTCACCAGCGACGAGGTGATCGTGCGGAGGGTCTTTTTTAAATTCTCCGATGCCCGCCGATTTGCCCGGAGCGAGTTGACCGGCCTGCGGGTGAATTTGACGGGGCCCGAACCCCTCTACGGGGTTCGGATGGAACGGGGAAATCTGCGGCCCGTGGGCGTTTTTGAAGGGTTTTCTAACCTCTTGGACGCCCATGAAGCGGCTCGAACCCTGAGCCGAATTTTGGGTCGGCCGGTGGTATAAATTCAGGGAGGAGGTTTTATGTTGAAAGTTGGAGACCGGGCCCCGAATTTTTCGGCGCTGGATCAGAACGGGGAAAAGGTGGAACTTTCCAGTTTCAAGGGAAAGTCCGTTGTTTTGTATTTCTATCCGAAAGACCTGACGCCGGGGTGTACCGTGGAGGCTTGCGGGTTTCGGGACGATCACGGGGCCTTCAAAAAAAAGGGGGCCGTGGTGTTAGGCGTCAGCAAAGACGGGGCCGCCTCGCACAAGAAGTTCGCCGAAAAGCACGGACTCCCTTTTCCTCTTTTGGCCGACGAATCGGGATCCATCGTCAAAGCCTATGGGGCCTGGGGGGAAAAGTCCATGTATGGCAAGAAATACATGGGGATCCTGCGCGTTACCTACGTGCTGGGCGCCGATGGCCGCGTAAAGGCGGTTTTTCCAAAGGTCAAGCCCGCCGGCCATTCAACCGAAATTTTGGCGGTTCTTTGACTAAAGGCACCTAATTAAGTAATATATAAAAATGATTCAGCGCTATTTTACTTTGCAAGAGGCTCAAGCGTGCCTGCCGCGGGTTCGGGAGCTGGTGGCCGAGGTTCAAGAGCTGAAACGGCGAGCCCACGCTAAAATCTCCCACTGGCGGACCAGGGGAGAAGCCAATTTTGTCGAACTGGCCGTGTCGCAGGGGCAAGTCGAATTCCTTTATTCCGAGGTTCGCCATCGGCTGGAAACGCTCCTGGACCTGGGATGCGTTCCGAAGGATATGGATCAAGGTCTGGTGGATTTTCCTGCGCGGATCCCCGGATATGGGGAGGGGTATTTTTGTTGGAAGGCCGGAGAAGCGGAGGTGGGCCACTGGCACGGGCTGACCGAAGGTTTTTCGGGTCGGAAGCCGATCGTCGAAGCGGGGGTTCCCTGGAAAACCCTGCCAGGATTTCGCTCGCCGCTCCGGTAACCCTTTCCAGTCTTCTTTCGCCCGGGCAACCCCTTCCCCGCCTGAGCGCGTCCTCCGAATGGGCCAAGGAACCTCCCCCGAAATATAAAAGGCTTTCCTGGCGTTGTTTTTGAGAGAACGGTCTCTCGGAAAAATCGCTACGCTAGCCGAGACTTTTTTTCCGGCGGCGGTCCCAAAGGATGAGCAGGCTCGTCATGAAAAAGATGTCGCCGATCATGCCCGTCGCCAGGACAAAAACGTTCAATATCCCGAAATGAAAAATGGGAACGAATCGGCTGAGCAGTAGCACCCCGAAAGCGACGCCCAAAATCAGAAAAGAAGACATCATCCCTTCCCCCTTTGAGAGGAGAACCTCCTCAACGCAAACGGGAATGGGAACGCCCCGAAGACGCTTTTCTCGGAATGAAATCATGAAGTGAACCGTGTCGTCCACGATGATGCCGAAAGCAGAGGCGGCGATCAGCACCGTGCCCGTGTCGAGCGCCACCTTCGTTGCTCCCATCAGACCGAAATTGAGGATGATGGGGAAGAGGTTGGGAATCAAAAATAACGTGGCCAACCCCCAGGATCTCAACACCACCAGCATCACCAACCAGATGGACCCCACCGACTGAAAGAAATTCTTTGCTTGGTCTTCCACCATGACGCGGGAGGTATGAACTTCTTGCGCCATGTAGCCGGTCACCCGTATGTCCAAGGGCGTGTTCAGCTTTCGGGCAAAGTTTTCGATGCGGTGAATCATGTCCCCCAACCGCGCCGTGCTATGCTCGGAAATGCGCGCCACGATGCGGGTGTGGCGGAAATCTCCCGTCACGTAGTCATTGATGTCGTCGGCGCTGTAAAGCAGGAGGAACTG is a genomic window containing:
- the bcp gene encoding thioredoxin-dependent thiol peroxidase, with the translated sequence MLKVGDRAPNFSALDQNGEKVELSSFKGKSVVLYFYPKDLTPGCTVEACGFRDDHGAFKKKGAVVLGVSKDGAASHKKFAEKHGLPFPLLADESGSIVKAYGAWGEKSMYGKKYMGILRVTYVLGADGRVKAVFPKVKPAGHSTEILAVL
- a CDS encoding DUF2203 domain-containing protein encodes the protein MIQRYFTLQEAQACLPRVRELVAEVQELKRRAHAKISHWRTRGEANFVELAVSQGQVEFLYSEVRHRLETLLDLGCVPKDMDQGLVDFPARIPGYGEGYFCWKAGEAEVGHWHGLTEGFSGRKPIVEAGVPWKTLPGFRSPLR